From the genome of Amyelois transitella isolate CPQ chromosome 14, ilAmyTran1.1, whole genome shotgun sequence:
atttattcatattatctattactataaaaaaaaatgtatttacatcCTAAACTCAATTagtattaagtttatttttcgatAAATTACAGTACTCCGATGACAACAAGTGACTGCTTCGAATTGGCCCGTGCTCTTTATTCAGACAAGGATTATAAAAATGCCCTTCCATGGTTTCTAGAGACTCTACGCAAGTACAAAACTGATTCAGAaggaatatataattttgacgAAGTGGACATTTTGGAGTACATTGGTTTTAGCCATTACCTTTCAGGTGAGTTCGTTGTAAAACAATGCGATTTATTTTGAGAGTTGTCAAAAATGCTTACTTCGGGAGTCGGTTACTTTATCACAGTTATCATATCATCCCATAAGTTTCATAGATAGGTACTTATGGAATGAAGTGTGtgtgttattttaaagtttgtaacGAAACTGTTTTTAGGTGACGTAAGAGGAGCGTTACATTGGACAAAAAGACTGTTAGAAATCGAACCCAACCACCCTCGCGCCCTCGGGAACGTACCGCACTATGAGAAGAGCATTAAAGAAGAGGAGGCCAAAATTAAGAAACGACAAAGAGGGgttagttttttattaagttataatttCACTTGTAGAGGTCGACGTTTTGGTTTCATAGACTAAGACAGGACGCCTTTATAAAACCGTAAATATACCGTAGACTAGAACCCAAGAACATTGTTTGTTAGTGTGACTCTATTAGTACGGATGACTAATTCagcaaattaatacatacattcatataatcacgtcttgttACCTAACGATGTAAACAGATGAAGGCCCACGTTTAGCTGTGTGGTTtagtgattgaattgagattcaaatagtgacagattgctagcctatcgcctaacaATGTAATCCCAAATGATAGCACTGTAcctataaaatacaaaataacagCTTAAATAATACAAGGCGACAATAATTTATCAATCTCTTCATGAAAGAAAGTAAAGAAAACATGAGTAAAAAATTGAATACCTAAATGATGTGTTTTCTTTAGGAAACGcttgaagaagaagaaaagacCGACAAAGATTATAATCAGTACGGAGCCGATGACAGGAAGTGGTACGAGAAACTGTGCCGGGGTGAGGTGGAATTACCCGCCGCGTATTCCAAAAGGTATAATAAATCTCTCGCAAAAATATCCACACGAAATTACacacactaatattataaatgatgaTGAATATTGGTGACATTTCAGATTGATTTGCCGTTATATGACTGAGCACCACCCGTTCTTAAAACTGGCGCCTATAAAAATGGAGTACTTGTATTTGAAACCCGACGTCATTTTGTTCCACGAAGTACTGAGTGACGACGAAATAAAGTTCCTACAGATGGAAGCAAAGTCGAGGGTAAGTCAGTGTGAATCTTTAAAATTGGCCAATATTAATGCAAATTTTCGCGAATGATAACAATAATGAGAGCTATTTAGCTATGTTATCAATATAATGTTTACATTATTGTTATCAAGTTAATGTTTACTACAATCCTTAAATATGTGATTGTATGTGGTCTAGGTAGACcacgaaattaattttagcacataagtataaaaaattatggtcATAAAAATCGTCGTAGTATAAAAGTTACACAGATAAATggtttaagtacttacttgttttaatttaatttattcagtgTTATTCCAAAAAAATCTAAGGTAAGCTATAGCGGTCAGACATAGTCTTCTGGGAGAATTTTCGAAAATTTGTTCCTGAATTGCTCGAAAAACTgtgtacttaatttatttgcgtactttataattatttatgaataaaggTAGGTAacataatcataattatttattccttgaataaaTAGGTCTAAATTATCTAGGTACAGTTTTTGTGCACACATATTCTACCTCTCAAGCCGTCGGaattatattcatacatatgtatattttaaataagtagcgTATAAAAGCCCTGTACaactacataaattttaattgatctCTTACAGCTCAAACGAGCAGTCGTGCACGACCCCAAAACGGGCCAGCTGGTAGAAGCCAGCTACCGCATCAGCAAGTCCGCGTGGCTGCGCGACGAAGAGGCGCCCGCGGTCGCGACCGTGTCGCAGCGCGTCGCCGACATGACCGGGCTCAGCATGGCGTCCGCGGAGGACTTGCAAGTTGTCAATTACGGCATCGGCGGCCATTATGAACCGCATTTCGACTTTGCACGggtatgttataaaataaaggttctTTCCCAAAGGGGTTGGTGAAATTTTGATTGGTAGACATGTCGCAGAAGAAGATGAATGTTATTTTCGGCTCcctgaaatttattaattaacgcTTTTCCAATCAGCTTGTCAATTTTAAATCTGATTAATATGGAGATTTCGCGGTTGtcttagattttttaatgGCGGCTAGCGTATATAATCTGAAATAATTGCACAGTACTAAATTGATTACTACGCTAATTGaatgattgttattttttcagaaGTTCGAAAAAGCGTTCGAGAGGTTCAGCGGTAATAGAATAGCTACGGTTctgttttatgtaagtactcgCTTTGACACGGAATGTCATTGCCGTGGTCTGTCTGTCCTGAAAAATGTTCGTTAATTCATGTCTAAGACTGGTTTAAGATTCAAGCACGCGCTTTCAGTTACGCTTGATAGTAGCCCTGTTTCATAGTAATACAGTTCACATGCGTCAGTCGCTTACCAGCGCTGCAAAACGCCAGTAATTTGCATTGAAATGCGGTACTCGTTTCACGACAAGCGCGCGGTTTGAACGCGCTGCTCAGCGGTCTGTCTCGCTGGCGTTACTCTAAAACCAGCCTATTCATCATTTCAAGTCATCTTTTGGCGTTGCCATCATTATCTCGGAGCTTAGGTCCGTTGTCTTCATGTTTCtggaaattaaaacttatttagtATCGCGATACATAAAGAAAACCATCAATAAATTGAGTTTATGATCTTAATGAAGTCATAGTAGTAGTCATTTTAATGAATATcgcatgtatttttatttgactaaagccaaaattataatttatttacctaccCGTTTGTTTGTGTTCAATGGATTATTTAAGGAACGAATgatcattacaaaatataggatttctgtttgtgtccgaaaattgtaataaatttcgGGCAAGGACTTAtcgtcaatattttaatctcgaaatgaaaacaatatttaatactaggtacattaattaaataaaaatttgtaaatttctatgcaataaagatattacaaacaaagaaacaaacaaattagtGAAAAAGAATGCTAGGGTAcgagttttatttaacaagttaacttaaatatcttttcttttattattataaaacttatattttatttgcaaatagATGTCAGAGGTGGCGCAAGGTGGCGCCACTGTGTTCACTCGCCTGGGCCTGAGCGTGTTCCCGAGGAAGGGCGCGGCGCTTTATTGGCTGAACCTGCACCCCTCAGGACAAGGGGACATTTCCACCAGGCATGCAGCCTGTCCTGTACTGAGAGGGTCCAAATGGGGTAAGTGTACTTTAAACCTTACTACTATACACACACAGATTACTTTTTTACTACACATGACACTAGATTACATTATTTTGGGcgaattattacaaaacataaCGGACGGACCGTAATCGCCATTCAAAAACCTTTTTGCACCATTGCCcgtcagttttaatttttcatatattttgagACTTATTACGTATGAAATACAGCGCTGTATTGCTTCAACCTGGATCTTTCAGGACATAGAATTCTTTATTATCTTAACATGTCGCCTGTCCTGTATTGAATATTTACTTCGCCAACCTGCTTTGATTCATCCTCTTCACATGACTTTGGCGATATAAACATTTACTTTTCACAATAAATTTGCGGTGTAGACGCAACCAACGGTCTTgataagactaaaaggccacgtttaactgtatggctaaattattttcaagactctgtctaccccgcaagggatatagacatgactatatgcatttatgtaattatttttgtttaaacttaCAGTTTGCAACAAGTGGATCCACGAAGGCGGTCAAGAATTCATTAAACCCTGCAACCTCAACTTCCAAGACGAGTCATTTCTCCACAAGTTGCCGAAACCCATTTCTAAGACTTCGAGGTAGATATTGCAACGAGTaacattgtattttgtataagaAAAGTATTGCCGCGTTTTTATAAAGGTACAACTAAAGATAATTTAACTTGTATCTGTTAAGAGTCATCCATTGATTACATGACAATTTAGGGGGCCCACCCGATTTGCACAATCGTACCATATCAATTACACTACTAAACTAAAAACTAATTCCTAAagattgattaaaatgttgttAGTATTCgactaaaaaaatgtatgttccAGTGAAACTAAATGTGAaatcatatattatttaaaatgtttgaaaattttaagttaatatatATGTGCGTTACTGTAAGTAAAATGccattgataataaataaatctgttgTCTAGTGATGAAAAAAACACTCGACACCATCATTGTACAAACATtagtgtaattttaataattctgtggTACAAATAAGTCACAAAGTACATTCTTAAGGTTAAACATAGAATATCTCTTAACTTTTTAAGGAATTTCTGGAAAACCTGTGTATTGTTGTTTCTACTGAAACAAATAGATCTtgccaaataaataacaatgtaagatatatatacaataaatatttatttatattgatatttaatcGAGGAGGCTTATTATTTCATGCCAATCAACCAGTTTTATTAAGCAATATCTTGTGCAATTAAAAGAGCATTTTTttagtgaaaaaataaaaaaagtggtATGCATGCAGTATTTAATCTTCTTACGATAGATTACTTATTTGATTAATGATAATGGCCATAATGCATTTTTACCATTAAGTTTAGTAACTTTTCTTTctgtaatattttacttagACACATTTATATGACAGTATAATCTTGTACAAATTGTATGAGTTAATAAATTcgtgcataaagtttttgttttattaatacttaaaatatacatcTCACAGATCAGATTTAACGAAGTATTATTACGTATTccgttttataaataagtatataacacTTAGATTAATACAAGTTACTAAGTAAATGCAATCTCTGAAGAAATCCATTCGATACGGccattaatgaaataaataaataataataataagggtACAacgttttcatttttttacgCATGTCTCCAAACGCTgagttttcataatttttctttcttccgcCGCAGTGAGGAGAGCAATTTAAGACAACAAAAACGTTACATATAGAATTAAACGTATACTGTACATAACATTCCTGTTGTTTATACATTACCCTAAAGCTTGTTGTCGGTGTGTACGGGCCCTTAGCATGTTGATCGTTAGAGTATTTCAGAACAAACAAAGTAAGTACATGCATGGTTCAGCTTTAGCATTGCACACTACTGTGTTTGCTATGAAACACTCTCGCTGACTTCTTAATAGTCTTCTGaggttttttcaaaatattcttCTCGAAGCGATTTCCATTTGACCTAATCTTGCCTGAATGTGGAGCTATTAAAGTGGCGAAAATACAGCAAAAAAGGAATCTTTGCTTATTTAATACAAAGAATATAATCTATAGTCACTAGCAATCATGGAAATATGAAATGGATTGCCagtcaaacaaaaaaagaattacaaatgtaaatggctttttatttccatctttttcaaatttctagtagaaaaagaaataaatatttcgccGTTCCTCTCTGTCTTTATTAATTGGTGTTATTAAAAAGAGGTAACCACGGATTAGAAATGGATGGAGGGGTAGGTACGGCAAACTTTTAATCAATTGTTCCTGTCTGAACCTTGAAagtgagtatttttttcttaattgatAAGTACCTCTAAGTTCCTCGTTGGCAATGTTAACTTTGGCATTCTGTTTCACAAAGAATAGCTCTTTGTTTTAAGGTCAGTCGCAATGACTCGTCTCTCGTTACTTCAGTGTATTTCACATTCACGGAAACTGTAAGCATTGAGCTTCGCCGTCCATGGTGGAATTATTTCCAGAGATAGCAGAACAATggcgtttttttttccaagTATTTCAATCCATATAACCATTATGTCacagtgtaaataaaaatgatgagTAACTTTGTAAGACcacaaaacaagaaaatacGGAAATATGTCAtgagtttttttaagaaacacACATACTTTATTTTGGCTCCTTACGAGAAAGACAGAGTCATTTTACTGTAtagcttactgatagaattgagatttggatttatagtgtcaggttgccaGCTTACAATCACatcactaaaaaaatatttaaaatttaaaaccctTCCCTTGATAGCCTTTTACAATTTggattgatttttaaattgactaAATTATAAGGTATATTTGAGAACCAATCACTCCTATcgagtttttattatattattttattataattttaatttaatgcttAAGATGAATACAAACAGAATAGTTTCTTAGGTTTGAT
Proteins encoded in this window:
- the LOC106132435 gene encoding prolyl 4-hydroxylase subunit alpha-1 is translated as MRLMKMVPIMYNLHLLSYVILIVLPWTRSELFTAIAEVEPLLETHQRIIDDLDHYVSLEEKRLLHLKKTLNLYKKEHEKAMEDIPNYLGNPINAFTLIKRLTTDLDAIEQSIKSGTEYIKNVTINHKDVKYPAAEDLSGAAHALIRLQETYRLNVKDLAEGMLNGVVYSTPMTTSDCFELARALYSDKDYKNALPWFLETLRKYKTDSEGIYNFDEVDILEYIGFSHYLSGDVRGALHWTKRLLEIEPNHPRALGNVPHYEKSIKEEEAKIKKRQRGETLEEEEKTDKDYNQYGADDRKWYEKLCRGEVELPAAYSKRLICRYMTEHHPFLKLAPIKMEYLYLKPDVILFHEVLSDDEIKFLQMEAKSRLKRAVVHDPKTGQLVEASYRISKSAWLRDEEAPAVATVSQRVADMTGLSMASAEDLQVVNYGIGGHYEPHFDFARKFEKAFERFSGNRIATVLFYMSEVAQGGATVFTRLGLSVFPRKGAALYWLNLHPSGQGDISTRHAACPVLRGSKWVCNKWIHEGGQEFIKPCNLNFQDESFLHKLPKPISKTSR